Proteins from a single region of Urocitellus parryii isolate mUroPar1 chromosome 4, mUroPar1.hap1, whole genome shotgun sequence:
- the Zbtb43 gene encoding zinc finger and BTB domain-containing protein 43, whose product MEPGTNSFRVEFPDFSSTILQKLNQQRQQGQLCDVSIVVQGHIFRAHKAVLAASSPYFCDQVLLKNSRRIVLPDVMNPRVFENILLSSYTGRLVMPAPEIVSYLTAASFLQMWHVVDKCTEVLEGNPTVLCQKLNHGSDHQSPSSSSYNGLVESFELGSGSHTDFPKAQELRDGENEEESTKDELSSQLTEHEYLPSNSSTEHDRLSTEMASQDGEEGASDSAEFHYTRPMYSKPSIMAHKRWIHVKPERLEQACEGMDVHAAYDEHQVTESINTMQTEHSVQPSGVEEDFPIGEKKVEAEFDEQADESNYDEQVDFYGSSMEEFSGERSDGNLIGHRQEAALAAGYSENIEMVTGIKEEASHLGFSATDKLYPCQCGKSFTHKSQRDRHMSMHLGLRPYGCGVCGKKFKMKHHLVGHMKIHTGIKPYECNICAKRFMWRDSFHRHVTSCTKSYEAAKAEQNTTEAN is encoded by the coding sequence ATGGAGCCTGGAACAAACTCTTTTCGAGTCGAGTTTCCTGATTTTTCTAGCACCATTCTGCAGAAACTGAACCAGCAGCGCCAGCAAGGACAATTATGTGACGTCTCCATTGTTGTTCAAGGCCACATTTTCCGGGCACACAAAGCTGTTCTTGCTGCCAGTTCACCCTACTTTTGTGACCAAGTACTTCTGAAAAACAGCAGGAGAATTGTTTTGCCTGATGTGATGAACCCAAGAGTGTTTGAGAACATTCTCCTCTCTAGTTATACAGGACGCCTAGTAATGCCTGCTCCAGAAATCGTTAGTTACTTAACAGCAGCCAGCTTCCTCCAGATGTGGCATGTGGTGGACAAATGCACTGAGGTTTTAGAGGGAAACCCTACAGTCCTTTGTCAGAAGCTAAATCATGGCAGTGACCACCAGTCTCCAAGCAGCAGTAGTTACAATGGCCTGGTAGAGAGCTTTGAGTTGGGTTCTGGGAGCCACACTGATTTCCCCAAAGCCCAAGAACTGAGAGATGGTGAGAATGAAGAGGAGAGCACCAAAGATGAGCTGTCGTCTCAGCTCACGGAGCATGAATACCTGCCCAGCAATTCGTCGACGGAGCATGACCGGCTGAGTACTGAAATGGCAAGccaggatggggaggagggagccagTGACAGCGCTGAGTTCCACTACACCCGGCCCATGTATAGCAAGCCTAGCATAATGGCTCACAAACGCTGGATCCACGTGAAGCCTGAGCGCTTGGAGCAGGCTTGCGAGGGCATGGATGTGCACGCAGCCTACGATGAACACCAGGTCACCGAGTCCATCAACACCATGCAGACAGAGCACTCGGTGCAGCCTTCGGGAGTGGAGGAGGACTTTCCCATTGGGGAGAAGAAGGTGGAAGCAGAGTTTGACGAACAGGCTGATGAAAGTAACTACGATGAGCAGGTGGATTTCTATGGCTCTTCCATGGAAGAATTTTCTGGAGAGAGGTCAGATGGGAATCTCATTGGGCACAGACAGGAGGCTGCCCTTGCAGCAGGCTATAGTGAGAATATTGAAATGGTGACAGGGATTAAAGAAGAAGCTTCCCACTTAGGATTTTCAGCTACTGACAAGCTGTATCCTTGTCAGTGTGGGAAAAGTTTCACTCACAAGAGTCAGAGAGATCGACACATGAGCATGCACCTCGGTCTTCGGCCTTATGGTTGTGGTGTCTGTGGTAAGAAATTCAAAATGAAGCACCATCTCGTGGGCCACATGAAAATTCATACAGGCATTAAGCCGTATGAGTGTAATATCTGTGCAAAGAGATTTATGTGGAGGGACAGTTTCCACAGGCATGTGACTTCTTGTACCAAGTCCTACGAAGCTGCAAAGGCTGAGCAGAATACAACTGAGGCTAACTAA